Proteins co-encoded in one Brassica rapa cultivar Chiifu-401-42 chromosome A02, CAAS_Brap_v3.01, whole genome shotgun sequence genomic window:
- the LOC117132151 gene encoding uncharacterized protein LOC117132151 yields MDLPEFPPRMFTLGEEPDAIRSISYHSDDTKLFKALCDCLTADEYEDLKASKLGVFIKFKELDFGWTSRLVHFMLSFQLDIKKKFELWSLVVSQLVRFSLIEFEYLTGLNCDYIKDLENPRCEVKTEMAAFWEKMRVDIDTGPSIDQITEAFYNSDEWSRDDRMRLGYLAIYAGYIEGKKFSSATSASLARLVMDLEKFENYPWGRVAFKVLMDSLKAKDLTQTGYTVDGFIQVLQVWAYYALPELGANYGSPVPNRPSPLLLAYKGGKRQRKFFKAAINKQTIVKNFVQKDFDEMFPKWDGDVDDPAADNIIKVMFNDPGWEWTMECWPVTGTRKVVKMEVIPVKNEVSPVKSESVVKEESIRPRKKARKGSSVSAEKPAAGSEGQQIEKTLKDISDAINLGFGTCLKELKLLADRIEAVEKKVGITNRGG; encoded by the exons ATGGATTTACCAGAATTCCCGCCGAGGATGTTTACATTAGGAGAAGAGCCTGATGCAATCAGGAGCATTTCGTATCATTCTGATGACACGAAGTTGTTTAAAGCTCTATGTGATTGTCTCACAGCTGACGAATATGAGGATCTGAAGGCGTCGAAGTTAGGAGTGTTCATCAAATTCAAGGAGCTTGACTTTGGTTGGACTTCAAGGCTGGTACATTTTATGCTCTCTTTCCAGCTAGACATCAAGAAGAAGTTTGAGCTCTGGAGTCTTGTCGTTTCACAACTTGTGAGGTTTTCACTGATAGAGTTTGAATACCTCACTGGGCTGAACTGCGATTACATCAAGGACCTGGAAAATCCAAGGTGTGAGGTTAAGACGGAGATGGCTGCTTTCTGGGAGAAGATGCGTGTTGATATCGATACTGGGCCAAGTATTGATCAGATAACAGAAGCATTTTACAACAGCGACGAGTGGTCTCGGGATGATCGCATGCGGCTGGGATACCTTGCCATCTACGCAGGGTACATCGAAGGGAAAAAGTTCTCATCCGCTACATCAGCTAGTCTTGCAAGGCTAGTGATGGATTTAGAAAAATTTGAGAATTATCCATGGGGGAGAGTGGCGTTTAAGGTGCTGATGGATTCTCTGAAGGCAAAAGACTTGACGCAAACTGGTTACACTGTTGATGGGTTCATACAAGTGCTCCAAGTGTGGGCGTACTATGCTCTACCAGAATTGGGTGCTAATTATGGGTCTCCCGTACCAAACAGACCGTCTCCACTGTTGCTGGCTTACAAGGGTGGCAAAAGACAACGCAAATTTTTTAAGGCTGCTATCAATAAACAG ACTATCGTGAAGAACTTCGTTCAGAAGGATTTTGATGAAATGTTTCCAAAATGGGACGGAGACGTAGATGACCCTGCCGCGGATAACATAATTAAAGTCATGTTTAATGATCCTGGATGGGAGTGGACCATGGAATGCTGGCCAGTCACCGGTACTCGCAAGGTTGTGAAGATGGAAGTGATTCCAGTGAAGAATGAAGTGAGTCCCGTGAAGTCAGAGAGTGTTGTGAAGGAAGAAAGTAtcagacctcggaagaaagctcGTAAAGGGTCTTCTGTTTCTGCTGAGAAACCTGCGGCGGGTAGTGAAGGTCAGCAGATTGAAAAGACCTTGAAGGACATATCTGATGCCATTAATCTTGGCTTTGGGACGTGTCTTAAGGAGCTCAAATTACTGGCGGATAGGATTGAAGCTGTGGAGAAGAAGGTGGGAATCACCAACAGAGGGGGTTAA